A single region of the Xiphophorus maculatus strain JP 163 A chromosome 3, X_maculatus-5.0-male, whole genome shotgun sequence genome encodes:
- the nfkbid gene encoding NF-kappa-B inhibitor delta, translating into MHFDKSPKEKACCTQPTVKKLLEQKRRRETSAVLPPCSAASTSPIPPTTIAELTSPETFTFTGGAISYSDMAVSYHSWAPPHESTNSYYSSDPGPSYDSSYLPMQPEYSTQQQVSIFGDSISTPYDCSMAVPEPSVAPSWSHLSLSDNTQHIYSSSMDTLKLDEARMLLSGMDYSRATCQDEDGDTILHIYTAKGLREYAIAAAERLREVGRLDAKEHKGKTALLVAVTANQPEIVQDLLLLGADINACDFKGQTALHLAAHYGFPAVLQAILSGRPNVNLEARNFEGMTPLHCAAISHSVTVKASSAAPADVSLQTKAEEKLSCVRMLFHAGASLLSQEIKSNKTVLHLAVKEGNIKLVDYLLGSRLQNMKDFVNMKAHGHTALHMAAGLHGNQNQEKILQLLLDRGADPSIRNLENDQPAHLLQSGPQGERLKFMLKRRSSSRSGRTRNNLDHL; encoded by the exons ATGCACTTTGATAAAT CACCAAAAGAGAAGGCGTGTTGCACCCAGCCCACAGTAAAGAAACTTTTGGAGCAGAAGAGAAGACGCGAGACGTCAGCTGTGCTTCCCCCCTGCTCTGCTGCCAGTACAAGTCCAATTCCTCCGACTACTATTGCA GAGCTGACTTCACCAGAGACGTTTACATTTACAG GTGGAGCAATAAGCTACTCTGACATGGCAGTGAGCTATCATTCTTGGGCCCCACCCCATGAATCCACTAACAGTTACTACAGCAGTGACCCAGGACCCAGTTATGATTCATCCTACCTTCCGATGCAACCTGAATACAGCACACAGCAGCAAGTCTCTATTTTTGGAGACTCAATATCTACGCCATAT gactGCTCTATGGCGGTTCCAGAACCCAGTGTGGCTCCATCCTGGTCCCATCTGAGTCTGAGTGATAACACACAGCATATATATAGCTCTTCAATGGATACTTTAAAACTGGATGAAGCCAGGATGCTGCTCAGTGGGATGGACTACAGCAGAGCCACTTGTCAGGACGAAGACGGTGACAC TATCCTGCACATCTACACAGCCAAAGGACTCCGGGAGTACGCCATTGCTGCTGCAGAGAGGCTGAGGGAAGTGGGGAGGCTTGATGCCAAGGAGCACAAGGGAAAg ACTGCCTTACTGGTGGCAGTGACAGCCAACCAGCCAGAGATTGTACAGGATCTTCTGTTGTTAGGAGCGGACATAAATGCCTGCGACTTTAAAGGTCAAACTGCTCTTCATTTGGCTGCTCACTATGGATTCCCAGCAGTTCTCCAg GCAATTCTGTCAGGTAGACCAAATGTCAACCTGGAAGCTCGCAACTTTGAAG GCATGACACCTCTACACTGTGCAGCCATTTCTCACAGTGTCACCGTGAAAGCTTCTTCAGCTGCACCGGCAGATGTTAGTCTTCAGACAAAAGCTGAGGAGAAGCTGTCATGTGTACGGATGCTTTTCCATGCAGGGGCCTCCCTTCTCAGCCAG GAAATCAAAAGTAACAAGACAGTGCTTCACTTGGCTGTGAAGGAGGGGAACATTAAGCTTGTGGACTACCTGCTGGGGAGTCGCCTCCAAAACATGAAAGACTTTGTTAATATGAAA GCCCATGGTCACACGGCTTTACACATGGCGGCGGGTCTTCATGGCAACCAAAACCAGGAGAAgatcctgcagctgctgctggaccgAGGAGCCGATCCCAGCATCCGCAACCTGGAGAACGACCAGCCAGCTCACCTGCTGCAGAGTGGCCCGCAAGGAGAACGG CTCAAATTCATGTTGAAAAGACGAAGCAGTTCTCGTTCTGGCAGGACCAGGAACAACTTAGATCACTTGTAA